Proteins from a single region of Microtus ochrogaster isolate Prairie Vole_2 linkage group LG5, MicOch1.0, whole genome shotgun sequence:
- the Topors gene encoding E3 ubiquitin-protein ligase Topors isoform X2: MGSQPPPPGSPLSREEGEAPPPAPAEEGRRRSRRVRLRGSCRHRPSLLGRRELASGGPAGSAAASSEMMASAAKEFKMDNFSPKAGTSKLQQTVPADASPDSKCPICLDRFDNVSYLDRCLHKFCFRCVQEWSKNKAECPLCKQPFDSIFHSVRAEDDFKEYVLRPSYNGSFTAPEVRRFRYRTTMTRERNASLYSSGTTINRRTTTPPDSGVLFEGLGISARPREVEIPQFMRQMALRRTATADERSLRKIQEQDIINFRRTLYRAGVRVRSIEDGGRYRDISAEFFRRNPACLHRLVPWLKRELTVLFGAHGSLVNIVQHIIMSNVTRYDLESQAFVSDLRPFLLNRTEHFIHEFISFARSPFNMAAFDQHANYDCPPSSEEGSHSDSSVITISPDETETQELDMNVSTVRQAPWDDETPGPSYSSSEQVHVGMSSLLNSSDSSDEELVPTGATPQVQGVQANDDLNNDSDSSSDNCVIVGFVKPLAERTPELVELSSDSEELGSYEKMETVKTQEQEQSYSSDDSDVCQCSSPRSVLGKDEQVSKSHCDSDTRVKSKKEEKRSTSTPRDSSSTRGDRASSPYSNRHRKRGRSRSSDSWSQSRSGHDQRNHRKHHGKKRVKSKGSRSRESSSRPRARRDKKRSRTRDSSWSRRSQTLSLSSGSTSRSRSRSSDHGKRRSRSRNRDRYYLRNNYGSKYKWEYTYYSRNKDRDGYESSYRKRTLSRARYSRQSSSPEFKIQSISERTNARKKNHSERKYYYYERHRSRSVSSSRSRTTSTGPDRVRNEKPGGKRKYKTRHLEGTNEVAQQSRDCASKVKDSHYQKSSKLDGNYKNESDSFSDSRSSDRETKHKKRKRRTRSLSVEIVYEGKTTDATKHHKKKKKKHKKKHKKHHGDTTSRSPVVITIDSDSDKDPEVKAAVECSDGNLPQPLHSEVVTPSLEAFETRDVVTIEDEFGVLDKECDVTALSDDLSTSRTLDNSVPPAVSVEQTLDVREESTFASDLESQSSNISIQTEPSRPLSSPRTSLLSAALDGDCDMS; encoded by the exons ATG GGGtcgcagccgccgccgccgggGTCTCCGCTGTCTCGCGAGGAGGGAGAGGCGCCCCCTCCGGCGCCTGCAGAGGAGGGGAGGCGCCGAAGCCGCCGGGTACGTCTTCGCGGATCCTGCCGCCACCGGCCGAGCTTACTGGGCCGACGAGAGCTGGCCTCCGGCGGCCCAGCGGGGTCTGCCGCCGCGTCCTCGGAG aTGATGGCCTCGGCTGCTAAGGAATTTAAAATGGATAACTTTTCACCTAAAGCTGGCACTAGCAAATTACAGCAGACGGTCCCGGCTGATGCCTCTCCTGATTCTAAGTGTCCTATATGCTTGGACAGATTCGATAATGTGTCTTACTTAGATCGATGCCTACATAAGTTTTGTTTCCGCTGTGTGCAAGAGTGGTCAAAAAACAAAGCTGAATGTCCACTGTGTAAACAGCCCTTTGATTCTATTTTCCATTCTGTGAGGGCTGAAGATGACTTCAAGGAATATGTCCTAAGGCCTTCATATAATGGTTCTTTTACTGCTCCTGAGGTTCGAAGGTTCCGCTACCGGACAACTATGACAAGAGAACGGAATGCTTCCCTTTACTCATCTGGTACTACTATAAATAGAAGAACAACTACCCCACCAGACAGTGGAGTGCTGTTTGAAGGGTTAGGCATCTCAGCAAGACCTAGAGAAGTTGAAATTCCTCAATTTATGAGACAAATGGCATTAAGGAGGACAGCTACTGCAGATGAAAGATCTTTGAGGAAAATTCAAGAACAagatattattaattttagacGAACTCTTTATCGTGCTGGTGTTCGAGTTAGAAGCATTGAAGATGGTGGCCGCTACAGGGATATTTCGGCTGAGTTCTTCCGTAGAAATCCCGCTTGCCTTCATAGGTTAGTTCCTTGGTTAAAACGTGAGCTTACAGTTCTTTTTGGAGCCCATGGATCTTTAGTCAATATTGTCCAGCACATCATTATGAGCAATGTTACTCGCTATGATTTGGAGAGTCAGGCATTTGTGTCTGACTTAAGACCATTTTTGCTTAATCGAACTGAGCATTTTATACACGAATTTATCAGTTTTGCTCGATCTCCTTTCAACATGGCAGCTTTTGACCAGCATGCTAATTATGATTGCCCTCCTTCGTCTGAAGAAGGCAGCCATTCTGATTCTTCAGTCATAACAATATCACCAGATGAGACTGAGACTCAAGAGCTGGATATGAATGTATCCACTGTTAGGCAGGCACCATGGGATGATGAAACTCCCGGACCATCTTACTCAAGTTCAGAGCAAGTGCATGTTGGAATGTCTTCCCTTTTAAATTCATCAGATAGTTCAGATGAAGAACTTGTCCCTACAGGAGCCACCCCTCAGGTACAAGGAGTACAGGCGAATGATGACCTAAATAATGACAGTGACTCCTCATCAGACAATTGTGTCATTGTTGGGTTTGTTAAACCACTAGCTGAAAGGACCCCAGAACTTGTTGAGCTGTCTTCTGATTCTGAGGAGTTGGGCTCTTATGAGAAAATGGAAACGGTGAAGACACAAGAACAAGAACAATCTTACAGTTCTGATGATAGTGATGTTTGTCAATGTTCATCTCCACGTTCTGTTCTTGGAAAGGATGAACAAGTGAGTAAAAGCCATTGTGATTCTGATACAAGagtaaaatcaaagaaagaagagaaacgaTCTACATCAACTCCCAGAGACAGTTCATCCACGAGAGGAGACAGAGCTTCTTCCCCATATAGCAATCGACACCGAAAGAGGGGAAGATCGAGAAGTTCAGACTCATGGTCCCAGAGCAGAAGTGGGCATGATCAGAGAAATCACAGGAAGCATCATGGGAAGAAAAGAGTGAAGAGCAAAGGATCCAGAAGTAGGGAGAGTAGTAGCAGACCTAGAGCAAGAAGGGACAAAAAGAGATCCAGAACTAGAGACAGTAGCTGGTCAAGAAGAAGCCAGACACTTTCTCTGAGTAGCGGAAGCACCAGCAGATCAAGATCTCGTAGCAGTGATCATGGCAAAAGAAGATCACGAAGCAGAAATCGAGATCGCTATTATTTGAGAAATAATTATGGAAGCAAATATAAATGGGAATACACTTATTATAGCAGAAACAAGGACAGAGATGGTTATGAGTCGTCATACAGGAAAAGGACTCTTTCGAGAGCCCGTTATTCTAGGCAATCTTCAAGTCCAGAGTTCAAAATTCAGTCTATTTCTGAAAGAACAAATGCTAGGAAGAAGAATCACAGTGAAAGGAAATACTACTACTATGAAAGACACAGATCAAGGAGCGTGTCCAGTAGTAGATCAAGGACTACATCTACTGGGCCTGACCGGGTGAGAAACGAAAAGCCTGGAGGGAAACGAAAGTACAAAACCCGGCATTTGGAAGGTACTAATGAAGTGGCTCAACAGTCTCGTGATTGTGCTTCCAAAGTGAAGGACAGTCACTACCAAAAATCATCAAAACTTGatggaaattataaaaatgagagTGACAGCTTTTCAGATAGCCGATcatcagacagagagacaaaacacaagaagaggaaaaggaggacacGTAGCCTGAGTGTAGAGATAGTTTATGAAGGAAAAACTACTGATGCAACTAAACaccataagaagaaaaagaagaagcataaGAAGAAGCATAAAAAACACCATGGAGATACTACTTCCCGTTCCCCAGTTGTCATAACCATCGACAGTGACAGTGACAAGGACCCTGAAGTGAAGGCAGCTGTGGAATGCAGCGATGGTAACCTTCCACAGCCTCTCCACAGTGAAGTTGTGACTCCTTCCTTGGAAGCCTTTGAAACGAGAGATGTTGTCACAATAGAAGATGAGTTTGGTGTTCTGGATAAGGAATGTGATGTTACTGCACTTTCTGATGACTTGAGTACCAGCCGGACCTTGGATAATAGTGTACCACCAGCAGTCTCAGTTGAACAAACTCTTGATGTAAGAGAAGAAAGCACCTTTGCCTCAGATTTAGAGAGCCAGTCCAGTAACATATCTATTCAGACTGAGCCATCAAGACCACTGTCATCTCCAAGGACCTCGCTGTTGTCTGCAGCTCTTGATGGAGACTGTGATATGTCTTAA
- the Topors gene encoding E3 ubiquitin-protein ligase Topors isoform X1, whose amino-acid sequence MGSQPPPPGSPLSREEGEAPPPAPAEEGRRRSRRVRLRGSCRHRPSLLGRRELASGGPAGSAAASSEKPGLPYLYQTGLPLSYIYSKMMASAAKEFKMDNFSPKAGTSKLQQTVPADASPDSKCPICLDRFDNVSYLDRCLHKFCFRCVQEWSKNKAECPLCKQPFDSIFHSVRAEDDFKEYVLRPSYNGSFTAPEVRRFRYRTTMTRERNASLYSSGTTINRRTTTPPDSGVLFEGLGISARPREVEIPQFMRQMALRRTATADERSLRKIQEQDIINFRRTLYRAGVRVRSIEDGGRYRDISAEFFRRNPACLHRLVPWLKRELTVLFGAHGSLVNIVQHIIMSNVTRYDLESQAFVSDLRPFLLNRTEHFIHEFISFARSPFNMAAFDQHANYDCPPSSEEGSHSDSSVITISPDETETQELDMNVSTVRQAPWDDETPGPSYSSSEQVHVGMSSLLNSSDSSDEELVPTGATPQVQGVQANDDLNNDSDSSSDNCVIVGFVKPLAERTPELVELSSDSEELGSYEKMETVKTQEQEQSYSSDDSDVCQCSSPRSVLGKDEQVSKSHCDSDTRVKSKKEEKRSTSTPRDSSSTRGDRASSPYSNRHRKRGRSRSSDSWSQSRSGHDQRNHRKHHGKKRVKSKGSRSRESSSRPRARRDKKRSRTRDSSWSRRSQTLSLSSGSTSRSRSRSSDHGKRRSRSRNRDRYYLRNNYGSKYKWEYTYYSRNKDRDGYESSYRKRTLSRARYSRQSSSPEFKIQSISERTNARKKNHSERKYYYYERHRSRSVSSSRSRTTSTGPDRVRNEKPGGKRKYKTRHLEGTNEVAQQSRDCASKVKDSHYQKSSKLDGNYKNESDSFSDSRSSDRETKHKKRKRRTRSLSVEIVYEGKTTDATKHHKKKKKKHKKKHKKHHGDTTSRSPVVITIDSDSDKDPEVKAAVECSDGNLPQPLHSEVVTPSLEAFETRDVVTIEDEFGVLDKECDVTALSDDLSTSRTLDNSVPPAVSVEQTLDVREESTFASDLESQSSNISIQTEPSRPLSSPRTSLLSAALDGDCDMS is encoded by the exons ATG GGGtcgcagccgccgccgccgggGTCTCCGCTGTCTCGCGAGGAGGGAGAGGCGCCCCCTCCGGCGCCTGCAGAGGAGGGGAGGCGCCGAAGCCGCCGGGTACGTCTTCGCGGATCCTGCCGCCACCGGCCGAGCTTACTGGGCCGACGAGAGCTGGCCTCCGGCGGCCCAGCGGGGTCTGCCGCCGCGTCCTCGGAG AAACCAGGACTGCCTTACCTGTACCAGACAggcctaccactgagctacatataTTCCAAG aTGATGGCCTCGGCTGCTAAGGAATTTAAAATGGATAACTTTTCACCTAAAGCTGGCACTAGCAAATTACAGCAGACGGTCCCGGCTGATGCCTCTCCTGATTCTAAGTGTCCTATATGCTTGGACAGATTCGATAATGTGTCTTACTTAGATCGATGCCTACATAAGTTTTGTTTCCGCTGTGTGCAAGAGTGGTCAAAAAACAAAGCTGAATGTCCACTGTGTAAACAGCCCTTTGATTCTATTTTCCATTCTGTGAGGGCTGAAGATGACTTCAAGGAATATGTCCTAAGGCCTTCATATAATGGTTCTTTTACTGCTCCTGAGGTTCGAAGGTTCCGCTACCGGACAACTATGACAAGAGAACGGAATGCTTCCCTTTACTCATCTGGTACTACTATAAATAGAAGAACAACTACCCCACCAGACAGTGGAGTGCTGTTTGAAGGGTTAGGCATCTCAGCAAGACCTAGAGAAGTTGAAATTCCTCAATTTATGAGACAAATGGCATTAAGGAGGACAGCTACTGCAGATGAAAGATCTTTGAGGAAAATTCAAGAACAagatattattaattttagacGAACTCTTTATCGTGCTGGTGTTCGAGTTAGAAGCATTGAAGATGGTGGCCGCTACAGGGATATTTCGGCTGAGTTCTTCCGTAGAAATCCCGCTTGCCTTCATAGGTTAGTTCCTTGGTTAAAACGTGAGCTTACAGTTCTTTTTGGAGCCCATGGATCTTTAGTCAATATTGTCCAGCACATCATTATGAGCAATGTTACTCGCTATGATTTGGAGAGTCAGGCATTTGTGTCTGACTTAAGACCATTTTTGCTTAATCGAACTGAGCATTTTATACACGAATTTATCAGTTTTGCTCGATCTCCTTTCAACATGGCAGCTTTTGACCAGCATGCTAATTATGATTGCCCTCCTTCGTCTGAAGAAGGCAGCCATTCTGATTCTTCAGTCATAACAATATCACCAGATGAGACTGAGACTCAAGAGCTGGATATGAATGTATCCACTGTTAGGCAGGCACCATGGGATGATGAAACTCCCGGACCATCTTACTCAAGTTCAGAGCAAGTGCATGTTGGAATGTCTTCCCTTTTAAATTCATCAGATAGTTCAGATGAAGAACTTGTCCCTACAGGAGCCACCCCTCAGGTACAAGGAGTACAGGCGAATGATGACCTAAATAATGACAGTGACTCCTCATCAGACAATTGTGTCATTGTTGGGTTTGTTAAACCACTAGCTGAAAGGACCCCAGAACTTGTTGAGCTGTCTTCTGATTCTGAGGAGTTGGGCTCTTATGAGAAAATGGAAACGGTGAAGACACAAGAACAAGAACAATCTTACAGTTCTGATGATAGTGATGTTTGTCAATGTTCATCTCCACGTTCTGTTCTTGGAAAGGATGAACAAGTGAGTAAAAGCCATTGTGATTCTGATACAAGagtaaaatcaaagaaagaagagaaacgaTCTACATCAACTCCCAGAGACAGTTCATCCACGAGAGGAGACAGAGCTTCTTCCCCATATAGCAATCGACACCGAAAGAGGGGAAGATCGAGAAGTTCAGACTCATGGTCCCAGAGCAGAAGTGGGCATGATCAGAGAAATCACAGGAAGCATCATGGGAAGAAAAGAGTGAAGAGCAAAGGATCCAGAAGTAGGGAGAGTAGTAGCAGACCTAGAGCAAGAAGGGACAAAAAGAGATCCAGAACTAGAGACAGTAGCTGGTCAAGAAGAAGCCAGACACTTTCTCTGAGTAGCGGAAGCACCAGCAGATCAAGATCTCGTAGCAGTGATCATGGCAAAAGAAGATCACGAAGCAGAAATCGAGATCGCTATTATTTGAGAAATAATTATGGAAGCAAATATAAATGGGAATACACTTATTATAGCAGAAACAAGGACAGAGATGGTTATGAGTCGTCATACAGGAAAAGGACTCTTTCGAGAGCCCGTTATTCTAGGCAATCTTCAAGTCCAGAGTTCAAAATTCAGTCTATTTCTGAAAGAACAAATGCTAGGAAGAAGAATCACAGTGAAAGGAAATACTACTACTATGAAAGACACAGATCAAGGAGCGTGTCCAGTAGTAGATCAAGGACTACATCTACTGGGCCTGACCGGGTGAGAAACGAAAAGCCTGGAGGGAAACGAAAGTACAAAACCCGGCATTTGGAAGGTACTAATGAAGTGGCTCAACAGTCTCGTGATTGTGCTTCCAAAGTGAAGGACAGTCACTACCAAAAATCATCAAAACTTGatggaaattataaaaatgagagTGACAGCTTTTCAGATAGCCGATcatcagacagagagacaaaacacaagaagaggaaaaggaggacacGTAGCCTGAGTGTAGAGATAGTTTATGAAGGAAAAACTACTGATGCAACTAAACaccataagaagaaaaagaagaagcataaGAAGAAGCATAAAAAACACCATGGAGATACTACTTCCCGTTCCCCAGTTGTCATAACCATCGACAGTGACAGTGACAAGGACCCTGAAGTGAAGGCAGCTGTGGAATGCAGCGATGGTAACCTTCCACAGCCTCTCCACAGTGAAGTTGTGACTCCTTCCTTGGAAGCCTTTGAAACGAGAGATGTTGTCACAATAGAAGATGAGTTTGGTGTTCTGGATAAGGAATGTGATGTTACTGCACTTTCTGATGACTTGAGTACCAGCCGGACCTTGGATAATAGTGTACCACCAGCAGTCTCAGTTGAACAAACTCTTGATGTAAGAGAAGAAAGCACCTTTGCCTCAGATTTAGAGAGCCAGTCCAGTAACATATCTATTCAGACTGAGCCATCAAGACCACTGTCATCTCCAAGGACCTCGCTGTTGTCTGCAGCTCTTGATGGAGACTGTGATATGTCTTAA
- the Smim27 gene encoding small integral membrane protein 27 yields the protein MRPVSRRTLDWIYSVLLLVIVLLSWGFIIYASTVAARRQLHKEFPDKFFEMNELW from the exons ATGAGGCCAGTGAGTCGCCGCACCCTGGACTGGATTTACTCCGTG TTGCTACTTGTGATCGTCTTGCTTTCCTGGGGATTCATCATCTATGCATCAACTGTAGCTGCGCGAAGACAGCTGCACAAGGAGTTTCCAGATAAATTCTTTGAAATGAATGAACTTTGGTAA